One genomic region from Phragmites australis chromosome 1, lpPhrAust1.1, whole genome shotgun sequence encodes:
- the LOC133921769 gene encoding uncharacterized protein LOC133921769, with protein sequence MGAAPSTLKLGTAAGAPPPPPGAAEQMFAALVGEKAYPISSGFWKQLLELPLTLQWPRDRVLQACHAFAQNNYQTKHLAKILIHLVWCLQECTSTTSVSYAVYRKAINAAYISSIFLKFIIENAKADNWQELYLDIDKNEKGMENFPAEHTVEYFLMRGVLNYIGSVDVSPESCYIHHELLNMMLVLMSTQLCSGPSPEPKDVHPFIDAAMLQDSSIVVSVVQKLLLNFVTQPKIPLNGLHPVFSDDGRPGVLQRVGSAAANFVLLPYYTFNYLVSSTPDGATSQLADNSLLVLLIMMHYRKCISVNESIPSNNIYTMDSNTNDKDAPAFHENPYCKALNNAKDIQYDRADVEGNAQDGPVVRLSFASLFDALGICLNDESSVLLLYSLVHGNCDFQEYVLVRTDLDTLLMPILEMLYNASRKTSNQIYMLLIILLILSQDSTFNSSVHKLVLPAVPWYHERLMHQTSLGSLMVVILIRTIKYNLSKLRDVYLHTNCLAILANMAPHVHRLSAYASQRLVSLFDMLSRKYAKLAELKNGKALKVISDQMEADSIADDTSTELHIYTDFLRIVLEIINAILTYALPRNPEVVYAILHRQEVFEPFKNHPRFNELLENIYTVLDFFNSRMDMQQLDGEWSVDKVLEVINKNCRSWRGDGMKMFTQLRFTYEQESHPEEFFIPYAWRLVLSRGFSFNPSAINLFPVEIHLDDAPSGEQGV encoded by the exons ATGGGCGCGGCGCCGTCGACGCTGAAGCTGGGCACCGCGGcaggcgcgccgccgccgccgcccggcgcGGCGGAGCAGATGTTCGCGGCGCTGGTGGGCGAGAAAGCGTACCCGATCTCCTCCGGTTTCTGGAAGCAGCTGCTCGAGCTGCCCCTCACCCTGCAGTGGCCGCGCGACCGCGTGCTGCAGGCGTGCCACGCCTTCG CTCAGAACAACTACCAAACAAAGCATCTCGCAAAGATCTTGATCCATTTGGTTTGGTGCTTGCAAGAGTGCACTTCAACAACTTCTGTATCTTATGCTGTATATCGGAAGGCTATCAATGCTGCATATATATCATCCATATTTCTCAAATTCATCATTGAAAACGCGAAAGCTGATAACTGGCAAGAGCTGTACCTTGACATTGACAAGAATGAGAAGGGGATGGAAAATTTTCCTGCAG AACACACTGTGGAGTATTTTCTGATGAGAGGTGTGCTGAACTACATTGGTAGCGTAGATGTAAG TCCGGAGTCATGCTACATACATCATGAACTTCTGAACATGATGCTAGTTCTTATGTCAACTCAGTTATGTTCTGGACCATCTCCAGAACCAAAAGATGTGCATCCTTTCATTGATGCAGCTATGCTTCAG GACAGCTCCATAGTGGTCTCAgtggtgcaaaagttgttgcTCAATTTCGTAACACAGCCAAAAATTCCTCTAAATGGTTTGCACCCTGTTTTCTCTGATGATGGTAGGCCTGGTGTTCTGCAGCGAGTTGGCTCAGCAGCTG CAAATTTTGTCTTACTACCATATTATACGTTCAACTACCTTGTAAGCTCAACTCCTGACGGTGCGACAAGTCAATTGGCAGATAACAGTTTACTTGTTCTGCTTATTATGATGCACTACCGGAAGTGCATTTCAGTTAATGAGTCCATTCCAAGCAACAATATCTACACTATGGATTCCAATACCAATGACAAGGACGCACCAGCTTTTCACGAGAACCCATATTGCAAGGCTTTAAACAATGCTAAGGACATTCAAT ATGATCGTGCTGATGTTGAAGGAAATGCTCAAGATGGACCTGTTGTCAGGTTGTCTTTTGCATCGTTATTTGACGCTCTTGGCAT ATGCTTAAACGATGAGAGCTCGGTTCTGTTGCTCTATTCCTTGGTCCATGGGAACTGTGACTTTCAGGAGTATGTTCTGGTTCGAACAGACTTGGATACTTTG CTGATGCCTATCTTGGAAATGCTCTACAATGCATCAAGGAAGACTTCGAATCAGATCTACATGCTGTTGATAATACTCCTGATTCTGAGTCAAGATTCAACCTTCAATTCTAGTGTGCACAAATTG GTGCTTCCTGCTGTTCCTTGGTACCATGAACGCCTCATGCATCAAACGTCTCTGGGATCTTTGATGGTTGTAATACTAATTCGGACCATCAAGTACAACCTCTCCAAGCTGCGA GATGTCTACCTTCATACAAATTGTCTCGCAATTCTAGCAAATATGGCTCCCCATGTGCATAGACTGAGCGCATATGCATCTCAAAGGCTGGTTAGCCTCTTTGACATGCTTTCCCGCAA GTATGCCAAATTAGCCGAGTTAAAAAATGGCAAGGCTCTCAAAGTTATATCTGATCAGATGGAAGCAGACAGCATCGCAGATGATACG TCCACAGAGCTTCACATATATACTGACTTCTTAAGAATTGTTCTGGAAATCATCAATGCAATCCTTACATATGCATTGCCCAGAAATCCTGAG GTTGTGTATGCTATATTGCATCGGCAAGAGGTTTTTGAGCCATTCAAGAATCATCCACGTTTCAATGAATTGCTTGAGAACATATACACA GTATTGGATTTCTTCAATAGTCGAATGGACATGCAACAATTAGATGGGGAATGGTCTGTGGATAAGGTGCTTGAAGTCATTAACAAAAACTGCCGTTCATGGCGTGGAGATGGGATGAAG ATGTTTACCCAGTTAAGATTTACATATGAGCAAGAAAGTCACCCTGAGGAATTCTTTATTCCATATGCATGGCGCCTTGTTCTTTCACGGGG GTTCTCTTTCAATCCCAGCGCCATAAATTTGTTCCCTGTGGAGATTCACCTTGAT GATGCACCGTCCGGTGAACAAGGTGTTTAG